The following DNA comes from Streptomyces pristinaespiralis.
TCCCGGGTCCGCTCCGCCGAAGTGCCAGAACACCGAAGGCACCCCCATGGCCGAGCCGAACGCGCCGAAGTCCTCGCTGCCCATGATCGGCTGAGGCAGCGTCCAGACCTGCTCCTTCCCGAGCACCGATCCGAGTCCCGCGACCGCCGTGGCGGTGGCGTCCGGGTCGTTGAGGGTGAGCGGGAAGCTGTTGAGGGAGGTGAACTCGGGCTCCTTCGGCGTGTCGGCCGCGAGGGCCTCCGCCCGTACGATCCGCTCGACGGCCGCGAGTACCCGGGTGCGGACGGCGGGGTCGGAACTGCGGATGTTGATCTTCATTTCCGCGGTGTCCGGGATGATGTTCTCCTTGGTCCCGCTGTGCAGGGACCCCACGGTGACGACGGCGGCCTGGTTCGCCCCCACTTCGCGGGAGACCACCGTCTGGAGACGCATCACGACCGCCGCGGCCATCACGACCGGATCGACGGTGTTCTCCGGTGCCGACCCGTGGCCGCCCCGGCCGAAGAGCCGTACGGCGAAGCTGTCGGAGGCGCTCATGACCGCGCCCGGTCTGGTCGCGGCGGTTCCGGCGGGAATGGGCCCGACGTGCTGTGCGAGGCACACGTCCGGGCGCGGGAAGCGTTCCGCGAACCCGTCGTCGATCATGGCCTGCGCCCCGCTGACCTCCTCGGCCGGCTGGAAGACGGCGACGACGGTGCCCCGCCAGGCGTCCCGGTCGGCGGCCAGCAGAGCCGTCGCGCCGAGCAGACAGGTGACGTGCATGTCGTGCCCGCAGGCGTGCATGACGGGCACTTCGTTGCCGTCGGCGTCGACCCCGGTGCGCGTGGAGGCGTAGGGCAGGCCCGTCGCCTCCAGCACGGGCAGGCCGTCCATGTCCGCCCGGAGCAGGACGACGGGCCCGTCCGACACTCTGAGCACGCCGACCACGCCGGTACCGCCGACGCCCTCCGTCACGTCCCAGCCCTGCTCCCGCAGCCACCGGGCGACGATGCCCGCCGTGCGCACCTCCTGGAAGGACAGCTCAGGATGGGCGTGGAGGTCCTGGTAGAGCTCGCGCAGCGCGGGGAGTCGTGCGTCCAGTCCGGCGAAGACAGATGGTGTCCCGGTCACGGGTGCGTCCTTTCCACGGCGGGTCGTCAGACGTACGCACCCACTGTCTCAGCCGGCGGCGTCCTGCCGGGGTGGGGCGGGCGACTCCTTGATGAACCGGCGCAGTTCGGCGCACAGGGCCCCGGGGTTGTCGAGCTGGACGAGGGTGCGGGCGTCCGGGATCTCGACGTACTCGCCGCGTGGCAGCAGGTCCGCGAGCCGGCGGCCGGTCGCGTGCGGCATCATGCGGTCCTTCGCTCCCCACGCGACGAGCGCGGGCCCGCGGAAGCCGCGCAGGCGCTCGGCCGCCCGCAGGTAGGTGTCCTTCCGCGTGCTGTGGAGGAAGGCTGCGAAGTCCCGCCGGATCCTCTTGTCGGTGAGCAGGGGCCCGTACCAGCGGCGGACGAGCCCGTACGGGATCGGGTGCTCCGCCATGCCGCCGAGCGAGTTGGGCAGCCGGACCAGGAGAGGCACCCGGAAGGTCTGGAGCAGCAGGAAGATGCCGCCGGGGACCCGGCTCAGGACCTGAAGCATCCTGCCCTGCACGCCGGGCGGGTAGTTCTCCAGCGCCTCGCAGGAGGTGAGGACCAGCCGGTGGACGCGCTCGTCGCGTACCCCGACGAGCAGCTGGGCCGTACCGGCGTCGTTCTGGACCAGGGTGACGTCCCGCAGGTCGAGCCGTTCGAGGAACTCGGCCAGCAGGTCCGCCACGCCCTGTGCCGACAGATCGGCGTCCGGGCGCATCGGCCGTCGGTGGCTCCCCATCGGCAGGACGGGGACCACGACCCGGAAGTCGGCGCGAAGGCCGTCCACGACGGCGTGCCACACCGACTCGTCGAAGCCCAGTCCGTGCAGCAGCACCACGGTCTCGCCGCTTCCGCCGGTGTCCGTGTACTCGACGGTCCCGGCGCTCAGCTCGATCGCGCGCACCGGGCTCAACTCGATCTCATGCATCGGCATCCCCTATTGGATCGATCGATCTAGTGAGAGAATAGCCGAGATGAGAACGACAGGCGACACACGAGCGCGCATCCTGGACGCCGCCACCGAACTCTTCCGGCGGCAGGGCTACGCGGCCACGGGCATGAAACAGATCCTCACGACGGCCGGGGCGACCTACGGGTCCGCCTACCACTTCTATCCCGGCGGCAAGACCCAGCTCGGCGAGGACGTGGTCCGCACCTCGGGCGCCGCCTATCTGGCGCTGATCGGCGAGCTGTTCCAGGACCGGGCCGCCGACCCGGCGGAGACGACCGCCCGGGCGTTCACCGGGGCGGCGCAGACACTGCTCGACCTGGATTACGCGGACCCCTGCCCCATCGCCACCATCGCCCTGGAGGTCGCCGGGACCAACGAGGCCCTGCGGGTGGCCACCGCGGAGGTGTTCGATTCCTGGACCGACGCCCTCGCCGCCTTCTACGGCTCCTTCGGCATCGCCGAGTCCCGCGCCACGGCACGGTCGGTGATCGCACTGCTCGAAGGCGCCTTCATGCTCGGCCGCGCCGCGCGCTCCACGGCCCCGGTCCTCGACGCCGCCCCCGCGGCGGCCGCGATCGTCCGTGCCGCCGCCGGCCGGTCCCCCCTCTCCGGCCGCACCGAAGGGGAGACTTTGTGATCGTCGTCGCCGGTGAGGCGCTGATCGACCTCGTGCCGCAGACCGGCGGTGAGCTGCCTGCTCCCCTGCTGCCCGCCCGCGGCGGCGGCCCCTACAACACCGCCGTCGCGCTCGGCCGGCTCGGCGCCGACGTCTCCTTCTGCTCCCGGATCTCCACCGACGCCTTCGGCGAGTCGCTCATCGGGCGCCTGCGCGAGGAGGGAGTGGACACCGCACTCGTGCAGCGTGGCCCCGAGCCCACCACGCTGGCCGTCGCGGCGATCGGCCCCGGCGGCTCCGCGGCCTACACCTTCTACGTCGAGGGCACCGCGGACCGGCTCTTCACGGTGCCGCCCGAGCTGCCGGCCGCCACGCGCGCCCTGTCGCTCGGCACCTGCGCACTGGTACTCGAACCGGGCGCGAGCGCGTACGAGGAGCTGATGCGACGGGAGGCGGCGCGCGGCGTCTTCATCGCGCTCGACCCGAACATCCGGCCCGGCCTCATCCCGGACGCGGACGCCTACCGGGCGCGGTTCAGGAGCTGGCTCCCGCACGTGTCGATGCTCAAGCTGAGCGAGGAGGACGCCGACTGGCTGGGGAACGACGTCGGCACCTGGCTCGCCGCGGGGCCCGCGGCGGTGGTGCTCACCCATGGCGGGGACGGGCTCACGGTCCTCACCCGGGAAGGCGACCGGCTCTCCGTCCCCGGCGAGCGGGTCCGTGTCGTGGACACCATCGGGGCGGGCGACACGGTGAACGCGGCGCTCCTGCACGCCCTGTCCGAGCGGGACCTGCTGTCGCCCGGTGCCCTCGGTCAGCTGCCGCCTGCCCGCTGGCGCGAGGTGCTGGGATTCGCGGCCAGGGCCGCGGCGCTCACCTGCACGAAGGCCGGCGCCGAACCTCCCTACGCCCACGAACTGCGGGACGACGGCGACGGGCCTGCCGCGGGAGGCTCGTGACGGTCCGGCAGCTCCGAAAAACGGCTGCAGGCAGCTCGCCGAACGCCTCAACCGGCGCGAAACCCGGCCGTCGCGGAGCCAAGCTTGTCGGATGAGCTGATTGACCGGTCACCAATTGAATTCTGAACACAGCACGCGAATTACGCTGAGCGACTCTCACGCCTCGGGTGTACGTTCGAAGTAGTTCCATTTCGGCATGCCGACCGCCGAGCCTCGGAGGTCTGAAATGGCAGACACACTTCCCAACCCGGCAAGCGACGACACGACCCGATTCGAAGCCGCGCCCGACCCGGACGGCACATTGATCCCGGTGCCGTCACAGGCGCCGCAGGGCAAGCCGATTCGAGACGATGCACGGATCACGGTCAGTCCACGTCAGGAGCGCGGCTACTACGTACAGATCTACAACGGTCCGCCCGACCCGCCGAGTGAGGTCGAAGAATCCCTCAGCGAGTTCCTCTCGGACCTCCTCACGGAGACCGGTCAGAAAGCAATAGAGGACGCGCTCTTCGTGGGGGCACCTGCGGTTCTGGAATTCCTCGCTTCGGCCGCAGGCGTGTTGGCGTCCGTTCTCACCACCTCGCCCTTGCTGCACGAACAATTCTTCAGGGGTGTCATGGATGACGGGACGGCCGTCACTTATGTGGTGCTCACCCCCAAGGATTAGGCGATCTCCGCTCCAGGATCACGCGGAAGGGCCGCCGGACCGGCCGATGGCGTGATCCGCCGGCTCCCCGGCCGGGGCCCTTGTTCGCGGGCCCCGGCCGCGCGCTGGTGTACGCGCACGATGGGGGCCGAGCCGGGCTGTTGGTGGTGAGGAGGCAGCAGGCGGGTTCGACGCCGCTTCACGGATGTCCCTGATCGGACCCGCTCGCTGCGCCGTCGCGTGGTCGCCGCCTTACGCTCAGGGCTTGCGACGCCGTCGGACGCACACGGCCCCTCAGGCGCAGGACGCCCCGCTCCATGCGCTGCGGCAGCTCCGGGCAGAGCCGAAGGCCCCTACGGAACTTCCCGCCGGTGGCCCAACCCCAGGGTGTCCGGCGCCTTGTGGACGCGCCGGAGCGGGGTACCCGCGTTAGGGTCGCCGATGAGGCGCGGCAGCCACGCCCGTGGGGGGATCCTTCGCAGCAAGCGAGAGAGGACGCCAGGACATGGCACACGGCGGGAACGTCATCCAGGAACTGACGGCCGACCACCGAGAGGTCGACCAGATGTTCGCCGAGATCGAGGCCCAGGCCGCCGGAGACCCGCGGCGCCGGGAGCTGGCGGACGAACTGACCAAGGAACTCGTCCGGCACTCCGTCGCCGAGGAGGAGTACCTCTATCCCGCGGTCCGCCGCTTCGTCGACGACGGCGACGACCTGGCGGACGAGGAGATCTCCGACCACGCCCAGGTCGAACGCATGCTCAAGGAGCTCGAGGGCTGCAAGGCCGACGATCCCCGGTTCGACACCCTGATCACCCAGCTGAAGTCCGCCGTCACCTCGCACGTCGCCGACGAGGAGAAGCGGCTGTTCCCCCTGCTCGCCGAGTCGTGCAGCGCGGACCTGCTGATGGAGCTGGGCGACAAGGTGCGCACCGCCAAGCAGAGCGCCCCGACCCGCCCGCACCCCTCCACCCCGCACACCGCCCAGGCCAACAAGCTGCTCGCCCCCGGCATGGGCATGGTGGACCGGGTCCGCGATCTCCTCACCGGGCGCGCCACCGGCTAGGCGCCCGGCCCGTGCCACGCGCCCGTACCGCCCGCACCCGCATACCCGACCGCACCGCGTACCCGGCCAGTCCCGGGTACGCGGTGCAGCTCGTTCAGACCTGGACGCCCGGAACGCCGTCCTCCACGACCACGCTGGCGCGGGTCGAGACGGGAGCGCCCGGCCTGGTCACGTACGGCAGGACGCGGAAGTCACTGGTCCAGCGCCCGGGTTCGACCCGCACCCGCACGTAGCCACGCTGGCCGTTGAAGAACTTCATGTGCGGGTTGGCCGCGAGGAACTTGGTGCCCTCTGCCGTCATGTCGGCGCCGTCGCCGCCGCTGGTGACGGACGTTCCGACGAACTCACTGCCCACGGTCGCCGACCCGGGGTCCTCGTAGTCGCGCTTGAGGTCCCACGCGTAGTTCTGGTGGCGGTCGCCGGTGATCACGACGAGATTGCGCACGCCCCGGCCGTCCGCCTCGGCGAGAAGGCGGTTCCGCTCCGCGACGTAGCCGTCCCAGGGATCCATCCACACCGTCGTGCCCGGTCCCGGGTCGTGGTCGGTCTGGCCCATCGGCGCCTGGTTGCCCAGCACCTGCCAGCGGGCGGCGGACCGGCTGAAACCGTTCAGCACCCACTCGCGCTGACGGTCGCCGAGCAGGCTGCGGTCCGGGGCGAACCGGTCGGCGCAGTCGGCGGAGAGGCCGTCGCCGCAGGGCTGGTCGTCGCGGTACTGCCGGGTGTCGAGCATCGTGAAGTCGGCGAGCCTGCCGTAGGAGAGCCTGCGGTACATCTGCACGTCGGGGCCCTGCGGCAACTGGGCGCGGCGCAGCGGCGCGTGCTCGTACAGGGCCTGGAACGCGGCCGCTCTGCGCTGTGTGAACGCCTGCGGGTCCTGGTCCTTCTCGGGTATGCCGTCGGCCCAGTTGTTCTCGACCTCGTGGTCGTCGAAGGTCATGATCCACGGGAAGCGGGCGTGCGCCTGCTGCAGCGGGGCCTCGGACTTGTAGAGACCGTACTGGAGGCGGTAGCGGGCGAGGTCGACGGTCTCCGTGTGGAACCTGGCGTCGGTGACCACCCCGCGCTTGTTGGACTTGACGCCGTATTCGTAGAGGTAGTCGCCGAGATGCACCACCAGGTCGAGGTCCTCCTGCGCCAGGTGCTCGTAGGCGGTGAAGTAGCCGTCCTGCCAGGCCTGGCAGGACGCGAAGGCGAACTTCAGGTCCTTGGGGGTGCTCCACGCCGGCGGGGTGGTCCTGGTGCGGCCCACGGGCGAGACGTACGAGCCGGCACGGAAGCGGTAGTAGTACTCACGGTCGGGCCGGAGCCCGTGTATCTCGGGGTGGACCGAGTGCGCCAGTTCCGGTGTGGCGACGACGCTGCCGCTGCGGACGATGCGCCGGAACCGCTCGTCGTGGGCCAGTTCGTAGTGCACGCGGACCGGCCGGCCGGGCATGCCGCCCTTCCCGTCCTCGGCGAACGGGTCGGGGGCCAGCCGCGTCCACAGCACCACGCCGTCGGGCCACGGCTCGCCGGACGCGACGCCGAGGGAGAAGGGATCGTCCTTCATGACCGGCGAGGCGAACGCGGAGCCGGAGCCCCACTCGCCGGTGCCGAGCATCAGTACGGCGGCGCCTGCGCCGCCGAAGCCGAGCAACTGCCGCCGGGAAACGGGACGTGCGCCCACAAGGTCCTCCTTGGCTGTCCGGTACGAACCGCCGGGAAGTCTTCAGTGGGCCGGTGTCACGCGGCCGCCCGCGTGGTGGCCGGTTCCCCAGAATTACGTGAACACGACACCCATCGGGGCCGTTGCCGTCCATCCCGCCTGCGGCCGGGCCGGGGCCGGGAGCGGCCCGGCCCCGGCCCCGACGGCCGCTCAGTGCGCGGCGGCCGGCTCTCCGACGAGGCGGTGCGTCAGTTCCATGAGGCGCCTGCGGGCGTCGGCGTCGTAAGCCTGCTCGTGGGCGCGGGAGTCGGTGAAGCGGTCGAAGTAACGGCCCGTCACGCCGGCCACGTCCGGGTCGGTGACCAGTCGCACGGTCGGCCTGACGCCTTCCTCGATGCCGATGACGGGGGTGAGGCCGTAGTCCCGCACCCCTTGGGTGTCCATCAGGTGCGCCGGGTGCAGGGCGTTGACGGTGACACCCGTGCCGGCGAGTTCCCCGCCCAGCTCGAAGGTGGCCATGATCAGTGCCAGCTTGCTGCGGCAGTAGGCGCGCAGCCCCTCGTAGTCCCGCTCCAGCATGATGTCGTCGAAGTCGATGCGTTCCTGTCCGACCGAGGCGACATTGACCACGCGGGCGGGCGCGGAGGACATCAGCAGGGGCAGCAGACCACGGACGAGGGCGTACGGCGCCAGGTGGTTGACGGCGAAACGCAACTCGTGGCCCTGGGCGCTCAGTTCCCGCCGCAGCGGTTCGGTGCCGCCCCCGGCGACGGCGTTGTTCACCAGCGCGTCGAGGTGCGGCTCCGCGGCCAGGATCCGCTCGGCCATCGCGCGCACCTGGCGGAGGTCCGCCAGGTCGGCGAGGTAGGTGCGCACGGTGGCCCCGGGTGCGGTTGCCCGGACCTCGGCCGCCACCGCGTCGAGGCGCACCCGGTCACGGCCGTGGAGCAGCACGGTTCCGCCGCGGCGTGCGAGGTCGAGCGCGATCCCGCGGCCCAGGCCCTGGGTCGCGCCGGTGATCAAAGTGGTGGGTCGGTTCATGCCGGTCATCCTCACGGGCGGGCGACCGGGCAGGGAGTGTGTGCCGAGCCTGGTGTCAGCACCACCAGCCACGGGCCCTATCACCGCCAGGTGCCGCGGTGCCTGAACGACCCGTGTGCACAGGCACCGTCGTGTCAGCCGTTCAGCGGCCGGTCGTCCATGTGAGCTCCGTAGTAGTCCGTCTGGCGGGCCATCAGGGTGCGCATCCCGGTCCCCCGCGGAAGCCCGTAGACGGTGCCCGGGAAGTCGAGATCCCGCTGCTTGTCCCACAGCTCGTCGTGCCGGTCCGGGGAGAACAGCTCGGCCGGGTCTCCGGCGGCGATCCACCCGATCGGGACGACCGTCCCCGGCGCCAGCCGGGAGTTGACGTGCAGCACGCTGTTGATCCGCAGCTCGGAGCGGGCCCCGGCCACCGCGCCGGGGAAGAGCGAGGCACCCGTCGCCACGAAGACCTCGTCCTCGACGGTCGCACCGTTGACATGTGTGTGCGGACCGATGAGCACCGCGTCCCCCAGCACCGCGGGATGCCCCGCCCGGCCGCGGACCAGTGAGTGCTCCATCACCACCACGTCCGCTCCCGTGCGCACTTCGCCGTCCTCCGCGGTGAGGACCGCGCCGTGCAGCACACGCGCCCGCTCCCCCAGGACGACGGCTCCGCACAGGACGGCCGAGGGAGCCACATAGGCGGACGGGGGAACCACGGGGCTCCTGCCGCGATGTTCGATCAGCATGTCCCAGAGACTAGGGCCTCTCGTTCGGATCAGGCCGGTCCCCCGGGGTCGGGCCTTGCCCTGCTGAGCGGGAGAGTCGATACCCGCCGTCATGGCACTAGGAACCTTCAGGCGCCGGGGCTACCCTCCGGCGCATGATTTCCACGGTGGTCTGGGGAACGGGCAACGCGGGCCGTGCGGCGATCCGTGCCGTGGCGGCCCATCCCGCGCTGGCTCTCACCGCCGTCATCGTCCACAATCCCGACAAGGTGGGCCGTGACGCGGGTGAACTGGGCGGTCTCGGCCACCGGCTGGGGATCGCGGCGACCGACGACACCGAAGCGGTGCTGGCCGCCGGTCCGCGGGCGGTGGTGTACGCGGCGACGGGCGACGTCCGCCCCGACGAGGCGCTGTCCGACGTCGTCCGGGCGATCAGGGCGGGAGCCGTCGTCGTCACCCCGTCGATGTACGCCCTCTACGACCACCGGAGCGCCCCGGCGGAGCTGCGGGACCCGGTGCTGGCCGCCGTCGAGGCGGGCGGCGGCTCGCTGTTCGTCTCCGGCGTCGATCCGGGCTGGGGCAACGACGTGCTGCCGCTGCTGATCAGCGGACTCGGCACCACCGTGGACGTGATCCGCTGCCAGGAGATCTTCGACTACTCCACCTACGACCAGCCCGACTCGGTCCGGTACCTGATCGGCATGGGGATGCCGATGGACTACCTGCCACCGATGCTCGCGCCGACGGTGCCGACCATGGTGTGGGGCGGGCAGATACGGCTGATGGCGAGGGCCCTCGGCGTCGAACTCGAAGAGATACGCGAGACCTTGGAGCGCCGCCCCCTGGGCGCCACGGTGAGCACCAGGACGATGGGCGACTTCGAGGCGGGCACCCAGGGCGCGGTGCGTTTCGAGGTGCAGGGAGTCGTCGAAGGCGAGCCCCGCATCGTCGTCGAGCACATCACCCGCATCCATCCGTCCTGCGCGCCCGGCTGGCCGGTGCCGCCCGACGGTGCGGGAGCCCATCGGGTGATCATCGAGGGCCGTCCGCGGATCGAGGTCACGGTCGAGGCCACCGACGAGGACGAGAACCGGTCCGCAGGGGGCAACGCCACCGCCGTGGGCCGGCTGGTGGGCGCCATCGACTGGCTCGCGGACGCTCCGCCGGGCCTCTACGACGCGCTCGACGTACCGCTGCGGCCCGCGGTCGGCAGACTGGGAAGGAGACGACGATGAACATCGACATCCCCGAGGGCAGGAACCCGATCGAGTACGTGTGGGGGGAGATGGTCCCCGGGATCGGGACGGCCGCCTCCGCGTTCTCCCTGGCGGTGTACGCGCACACCACCCTGGGCCTGCGGGAGTTCGAGGCCGCGCGGCTGCGGATCGCGCAGATCAACGGCTGTTCCTTCTGCCTGGACTGGCGCACCGAGCGCGACGGTCGCACCGTCGAGGACGGCTTCGCCGACGCGGTGACGGGCTGGCGCACCACGGAGGCCTTCGACGACCGCACCAGGCTGGCCGCCGAGTACGCGGAGCGGTACGCCACCGACCACCACGGCCTCGACGACGAGTTCTGGCGCCGGATGACCGCGCACTACAGCCAGACGGAGATCGTGGAGCTGAGCATGAGCATCGGATCGTGGCTGGCGTTCGGCCGGCTCAACCATGTGCTGGGGCTGGACACCGTGTGCGTGCTCCCCGGTCACTGAGCCGGCCGAGGCCGGGCCGGTCGCACCGGCCGGCACCGTCACAGGTCCGTGGCGATGATCTTCTCGATGTTGCGTTCGGCGAGCGCCGTGATCGTGACGAACGGGTTGACGCTGGTGTTGCCGGGGATCAGTGAGCCGTCGATGACGTACAGGCCCGGATGGCCGTGCAGGCGGCCGTAGTTGTCCGTCGCCCGGTTCAGTACGGCGCCGCCCAGCGGGTGGTACGTGAGGTGGTCGCCCCAGATCTTGTACGCGCCGAAGAGGTCGGTCCGGTAGATCGTCCCCTCCTTCGCGTTGATCCTGTCGAAGATCGTCCTTGCGGCGTCGATGGACGGCTGCTTCCACGCGGTCCGCCAGTCGAGGACGACCTTTCCGGCGGCCGCGTCCCAGGAGAACGCGGCGCGGTGCGGGTTCCTGGTGATGGACAGGTAGAACGAGGCGTAGGTCTCGATCCCGGTGGGCAGGGGCGCGACCTCGGCGAACGCGCCGCCGGCCTGCCAGTTGTCGATGCCCGCGGTGGGCATCGACGCCTGGAGTCTGCCGGTCGCGTCCCACATGTGGTTGGCGCGGCCGCACATGACGTTGCCGTTGTCGCCCCAGCCCTTTCCGATCTCGCCGTTGAGGCCGGGCAGTACGCCGGTGGCCTTCAGCCGGGTGAGCAGTTTGCTGGTGCCGACACTGCCTGCCGCGAAGAACACCCTGTCCGCGGTGACGGCCTTGACCGCGGTGACGTCGCCGCCGGTGTTCAGCTGTTCCATGACGACCGTGTAGCCGCCACCGCCGGCCGGCGCGACCGAGGTGACCTTGTGCAGCGGCGAGATGACGACTCTGCCCGTCGCCGCGGCTCGGGCGAGGTAGGTCTTCGGCAGCGACTTCTTCCCGTGGTTGTTGCCGAAGAGGACCTCGCCCTCCAGGGCGGACGCGGGCACCGTTCCCGCGGCCTCCTGTTCCAGGTAGTCCCAGTCGTACACGCCCGGCACCAGGACGAACGGGAAGCCGGAACGTTCGGCGTGCTTCCTGCCGACCCTTGCGTACTGGTAGCAGGCGGCGGACTCCCACCAGCCCTGGTCGACGACGCCCACGCCCAGCGCGGCGTTGGCGCGCGGGTAGTAGATGCCGTACATCTCGTCGGCGTTCACCGACGGGAGGACGGCTCCGAAGTTCTCGCGTCGTGGCGTCACGGCCATGCCGCCGTTCACCAGGGAGCCGCCGCCGACGCCGCGGCCCTGGTAGACGGTGATGCCGCCGAACTCCTCCGCGTCGAGGATTCCGGTGTAGCGGGGGACGTCCTTGTCGAGCGGGAAGCCGAGGAAGTCGCTCAGCGGCTGTTTGGTCCTGGTGCGCAGCCAGAAGGAACGGTGGTCGGGCCGCGTGGTGTTGGCGAAGACCTTGCCGTCCGGTCCCGGGGTGTCCCAGGACATCCCCATCTCGATCATGTGGACGTCGACGCCCGCCCGGGCCAGGCGCAGGG
Coding sequences within:
- a CDS encoding amidohydrolase, producing MTGTPSVFAGLDARLPALRELYQDLHAHPELSFQEVRTAGIVARWLREQGWDVTEGVGGTGVVGVLRVSDGPVVLLRADMDGLPVLEATGLPYASTRTGVDADGNEVPVMHACGHDMHVTCLLGATALLAADRDAWRGTVVAVFQPAEEVSGAQAMIDDGFAERFPRPDVCLAQHVGPIPAGTAATRPGAVMSASDSFAVRLFGRGGHGSAPENTVDPVVMAAAVVMRLQTVVSREVGANQAAVVTVGSLHSGTKENIIPDTAEMKINIRSSDPAVRTRVLAAVERIVRAEALAADTPKEPEFTSLNSFPLTLNDPDATATAVAGLGSVLGKEQVWTLPQPIMGSEDFGAFGSAMGVPSVFWHFGGADPGLFPDPDPASLVGGGLPPGVAYNHSPQYAPLQDPTIELGVRALLGAAGQWLGIRTS
- a CDS encoding alpha/beta fold hydrolase, coding for MHEIELSPVRAIELSAGTVEYTDTGGSGETVVLLHGLGFDESVWHAVVDGLRADFRVVVPVLPMGSHRRPMRPDADLSAQGVADLLAEFLERLDLRDVTLVQNDAGTAQLLVGVRDERVHRLVLTSCEALENYPPGVQGRMLQVLSRVPGGIFLLLQTFRVPLLVRLPNSLGGMAEHPIPYGLVRRWYGPLLTDKRIRRDFAAFLHSTRKDTYLRAAERLRGFRGPALVAWGAKDRMMPHATGRRLADLLPRGEYVEIPDARTLVQLDNPGALCAELRRFIKESPAPPRQDAAG
- a CDS encoding TetR/AcrR family transcriptional regulator, with amino-acid sequence MRTTGDTRARILDAATELFRRQGYAATGMKQILTTAGATYGSAYHFYPGGKTQLGEDVVRTSGAAYLALIGELFQDRAADPAETTARAFTGAAQTLLDLDYADPCPIATIALEVAGTNEALRVATAEVFDSWTDALAAFYGSFGIAESRATARSVIALLEGAFMLGRAARSTAPVLDAAPAAAAIVRAAAGRSPLSGRTEGETL
- a CDS encoding carbohydrate kinase family protein translates to MIVVAGEALIDLVPQTGGELPAPLLPARGGGPYNTAVALGRLGADVSFCSRISTDAFGESLIGRLREEGVDTALVQRGPEPTTLAVAAIGPGGSAAYTFYVEGTADRLFTVPPELPAATRALSLGTCALVLEPGASAYEELMRREAARGVFIALDPNIRPGLIPDADAYRARFRSWLPHVSMLKLSEEDADWLGNDVGTWLAAGPAAVVLTHGGDGLTVLTREGDRLSVPGERVRVVDTIGAGDTVNAALLHALSERDLLSPGALGQLPPARWREVLGFAARAAALTCTKAGAEPPYAHELRDDGDGPAAGGS
- a CDS encoding Rieske (2Fe-2S) protein, encoding MADTLPNPASDDTTRFEAAPDPDGTLIPVPSQAPQGKPIRDDARITVSPRQERGYYVQIYNGPPDPPSEVEESLSEFLSDLLTETGQKAIEDALFVGAPAVLEFLASAAGVLASVLTTSPLLHEQFFRGVMDDGTAVTYVVLTPKD
- a CDS encoding hemerythrin domain-containing protein; amino-acid sequence: MAHGGNVIQELTADHREVDQMFAEIEAQAAGDPRRRELADELTKELVRHSVAEEEYLYPAVRRFVDDGDDLADEEISDHAQVERMLKELEGCKADDPRFDTLITQLKSAVTSHVADEEKRLFPLLAESCSADLLMELGDKVRTAKQSAPTRPHPSTPHTAQANKLLAPGMGMVDRVRDLLTGRATG
- a CDS encoding alkaline phosphatase D family protein — encoded protein: MGARPVSRRQLLGFGGAGAAVLMLGTGEWGSGSAFASPVMKDDPFSLGVASGEPWPDGVVLWTRLAPDPFAEDGKGGMPGRPVRVHYELAHDERFRRIVRSGSVVATPELAHSVHPEIHGLRPDREYYYRFRAGSYVSPVGRTRTTPPAWSTPKDLKFAFASCQAWQDGYFTAYEHLAQEDLDLVVHLGDYLYEYGVKSNKRGVVTDARFHTETVDLARYRLQYGLYKSEAPLQQAHARFPWIMTFDDHEVENNWADGIPEKDQDPQAFTQRRAAAFQALYEHAPLRRAQLPQGPDVQMYRRLSYGRLADFTMLDTRQYRDDQPCGDGLSADCADRFAPDRSLLGDRQREWVLNGFSRSAARWQVLGNQAPMGQTDHDPGPGTTVWMDPWDGYVAERNRLLAEADGRGVRNLVVITGDRHQNYAWDLKRDYEDPGSATVGSEFVGTSVTSGGDGADMTAEGTKFLAANPHMKFFNGQRGYVRVRVEPGRWTSDFRVLPYVTRPGAPVSTRASVVVEDGVPGVQV
- a CDS encoding SDR family NAD(P)-dependent oxidoreductase; the encoded protein is MNRPTTLITGATQGLGRGIALDLARRGGTVLLHGRDRVRLDAVAAEVRATAPGATVRTYLADLADLRQVRAMAERILAAEPHLDALVNNAVAGGGTEPLRRELSAQGHELRFAVNHLAPYALVRGLLPLLMSSAPARVVNVASVGQERIDFDDIMLERDYEGLRAYCRSKLALIMATFELGGELAGTGVTVNALHPAHLMDTQGVRDYGLTPVIGIEEGVRPTVRLVTDPDVAGVTGRYFDRFTDSRAHEQAYDADARRRLMELTHRLVGEPAAAH
- a CDS encoding gamma carbonic anhydrase family protein, coding for MLIEHRGRSPVVPPSAYVAPSAVLCGAVVLGERARVLHGAVLTAEDGEVRTGADVVVMEHSLVRGRAGHPAVLGDAVLIGPHTHVNGATVEDEVFVATGASLFPGAVAGARSELRINSVLHVNSRLAPGTVVPIGWIAAGDPAELFSPDRHDELWDKQRDLDFPGTVYGLPRGTGMRTLMARQTDYYGAHMDDRPLNG
- a CDS encoding NAD(P)H-dependent amine dehydrogenase family protein; this translates as MISTVVWGTGNAGRAAIRAVAAHPALALTAVIVHNPDKVGRDAGELGGLGHRLGIAATDDTEAVLAAGPRAVVYAATGDVRPDEALSDVVRAIRAGAVVVTPSMYALYDHRSAPAELRDPVLAAVEAGGGSLFVSGVDPGWGNDVLPLLISGLGTTVDVIRCQEIFDYSTYDQPDSVRYLIGMGMPMDYLPPMLAPTVPTMVWGGQIRLMARALGVELEEIRETLERRPLGATVSTRTMGDFEAGTQGAVRFEVQGVVEGEPRIVVEHITRIHPSCAPGWPVPPDGAGAHRVIIEGRPRIEVTVEATDEDENRSAGGNATAVGRLVGAIDWLADAPPGLYDALDVPLRPAVGRLGRRRR
- a CDS encoding carboxymuconolactone decarboxylase family protein, which produces MNIDIPEGRNPIEYVWGEMVPGIGTAASAFSLAVYAHTTLGLREFEAARLRIAQINGCSFCLDWRTERDGRTVEDGFADAVTGWRTTEAFDDRTRLAAEYAERYATDHHGLDDEFWRRMTAHYSQTEIVELSMSIGSWLAFGRLNHVLGLDTVCVLPGH